The proteins below come from a single Aegilops tauschii subsp. strangulata cultivar AL8/78 chromosome 6, Aet v6.0, whole genome shotgun sequence genomic window:
- the LOC109770497 gene encoding proteasome subunit alpha type-1: protein MFRNQYDTDVTTWSPQGRLFQVEYAMEAVKQGSACVGLRSATHAVLAAANKSANELSSHQRKVFRVADHAGVALAGLTADGRVLSRFLRNECINHAFVYDAPLPVSRLALRLADKAQVCTQRSWKRPYGVGLLVAGLDESGAHLYYNCPSGNYFEYQAFAIGSRSQAAKTYLERRFEKFNAYTPDELIKDALSAIKETLQGEKLTSSNCTIAIVGRKEDGTVEPFSMIDSKRIQEIIDSMEAADEAPAADVPAESSSMQEDRGDAPAARDAPAADEPAAPDAPAPMDI from the exons ATGTTCCGCAACCAGTACGACACCGATGTCACCACCTGGAGCCCGCAGGGGCGGCTGTTCCAGGTGGAGTACGCCATGGAGGCGGTGAAGCAGGGCTCCGCCTGCGTCGGCCTCCGCTCCGCCACCCacgccgtcctcgccgccgccAACAAGTCCGCCAACGAGCTCTCCTCCCACCAGCGCAAGGTCTTCCGCGTCGCCGACCACGCCGGGGTCGCGCTCGCCGGCCTCACCGCCGACGGCCGCGTCCTCTCCCGCTTCCTCCGCAACGAGTGCATCAACCACGCCTTCGTCTACGACGCGCCGCTCCCCGTCTCCAGGCTCGCGCTCCGCCTCGCCGACAAGGCGCAG GTTTGCACACAACGTTCGTGGAAGAGGCCCTATGGGGTCGGCCTTCTTGTTGCTGGTCTAGATGAGTCTGGGGCCCATCTCTACTATAACTGCCCCAGCGGGAACTACTTTGAGTACCAGGCATTCGCCATTGGCTCCCGCTCTCAGGCAGCGAAGACTTACCTCGAACGCAGATTTGAGAAATTCAACGCCTACACCCCGGACGAGCTCATCAAGGACGCCCTCTCGGCCATAAAGGAGACCCTCCAAGGTGAGAAGCTGACGAGCTCCAACTGCACCATTGCCATTGTCGGCAGAAAGGAGGACGGCACCGTCGAGCCCTTCTCCATGATCGACTCCAAGAGGATCCAGGAGATCATTGACTCcatggaggccgccgacgaggcgCCAGCGGCCGATGTGCCAGCTGAATCAAGCTCGATGCAGGAGGACAGGGGCGATGCGCCTGCGGCAAGGGATGCCCCGGCGGCGGACGAGCCCGCTGCACCAGATGCCCCAGCGCCGATGGACATCTAG